From the Methanocaldococcus fervens AG86 genome, the window AGAAATATATAAAATTTAATTTAAAGTCCTAACAACTTACATTTCTCATCGATATATTTCTGAATTCTTTCAATATCTTCATCAGTTAAATGTCTGTATCTTTTTTGCATCTTCAAATACTCTCTAACTGGTTTTCTCTTGGCTGGTTTGTATGTAATCCTAAACTCTCCATTTTCTATTTCATAGAGTGGGAAAACACCTGTCTCTACTGCCAATCTTCCAATTTCTATTGTTTTTTCTGGAGGGTATCCCCAACCTGTTGTACAAGGTTGTAAAACTTGTATAAACTTTGGACCTTCAATGCTTAAAGCCTTCTTAACCTTTCTAATGAAATCTTCAGGATATGATATACAAGCTGTAGCAACGTAAGGAATGCCATGAGCTGCCATAATCATTGCTACATCTTTTTTAGGCCTATCCTCCCCTCTAATTTTTGAACCTGCTGGAGATGTTGTTGTAGCAGCTAAGAAAGGTGTTGATGAACTTCTCTGTATTCCAGTGTTCATATAAGCCTCGTTATCATACATAACATACAACATATCATGCCCTCTCTCCATAGCTCCACTCAATGACTGAAAACCAATATCTGCTGTTCCTCCATCTCCTCCAATTGCTATAACATTTATTTTTTTGTCCTTGTATTTTCCTCTTTTTCTTTTCAATGCCTTTACAGCAGCTTCAACACCACTTGCAGTTGCTGCAGCATTTTCAAATGCTGTATGTATCCAAGGAACTCTCCAAGCTGTTTCTGGATATGGTGTTGTCATAACCTCCAAACATCCAGTGGCGTTTGATATAATTGTGTCTTTTCCAGCAGCTTTTAATAATAACCTTGCTACAATGGCAGCTCCACAGCCAGCACATCCCCTATGTCCTGGAGCAAATAACTCTTCTCTTGGAAATTGCATTACAATCACCTTAAAAATTATTTAATTAACTTAATTATTCCTTTAATCCTACCCATAAAGTTTCATCATCCTCTGCCTTTTCAACGTGGTCGATTATTGCCTTTATATCATCTATCCTAATATCTCTTCCACCTAATCCAACTATGTAGTTACAAACTTTCTTATTTTTTAAAATTGATGCCATCTCAATACCTAAAGCACCCTTATTAAATCCTAATGAAATGTTTTTATCCAACACAGCTATGTTATTGGCATCTTTTAAAAACTCTTTAACATCCTCTTTTGGGAACGGTCTAAATGTCCTTATTCTTAACAATCCTACTTCTTTCCCTTCTTTTTTGAGCTCATCAATAACATACTTTATTGTTCCACAGATAGAACCCATTGCCACCAAAACAGTGTCTGCATTATCCAAGTTGTATGCTTCAACCAAACCATTTCCATATTTTCTTTTAAACCATTCAGCAAACTCTTCATTAACATCTTTAATAACTTTTTTAGCTCTTTCCATCGCTTCTTCAACTTGCTTTCTTGTTTCCATGTAGCAATCTGGAACTCCAACCGGTCCTTGGGTTATTGGTCTATCTGGGTCTAAGTATGCGTGTTTAGGCTCATAAACTCCTAAAAATTCTCTAACTCTCTCTGCCTTTGGAATTGTTACAGGTTCTACTGTATGTGTTAAGATAAATCCATCTAAACAAACCATAACTGGTAGTAAAACATCTTCATTCTCAGCTATTTTGTAAGCTTGTATTACGCTGTCAAGTGTTTCCTGATTATCTTCAACATATATCTGAATCCATCCCGTATCTCTTTGAGATATTGAATCCTGTTGATCATTCCATATGTTTATAGGAGCAGATAAAGCCCTGTTGGCAACCATCATAACTATTGGTAATCTCATACCTGAAGCTATAAACAACATCTCATGCATTAAAGCCAAACCTTGTGAAGAAGTTGCTGTAAACGTCCTTGCTCCTGTTGCAGCAGCCCCTATACAGGCAGACATTGCTGAATGCTCACTTTCAACTTTTATATACTCAGCGTCCAACTCTCCGTTAGCTACAAATTCAGCTAATTTCTCAACACATGTTGTTTGTGGGGTGATTGGATAAGCAGCCACAACATCAACATCAGCCAATTTAGCTGCTTCAGCAGCTGCTGAGGTTCCAGTAATAACCTTAACTTCACACATGTTTCCACCTTAATTAATTTAATATAATTTTTAGTGTTTATTTCTCTTCTCTAACCTTTGTTATTGCATTTACAGGACATTCGTTCATACAAATTAAACATCCTTTACAGTAATCATAATCAATTTTAAAGTCCCCATTTTCATCCTCTTGTATGCATCCCTCTGGGCAGAAGATATAACAGTTTTCACATTTTACACATTTTTCATTATCTAAAACCGGTCTAAATGTTCTCCAGCTTCCTGTTTTATTTTTAATTGAACTTCCTGGCTCGTATATAATAGCTCCAATTGTAACCATTTAATCCACCTCATTTATCCATACTTCTTTATCATTTCATTGTATGCTACTTCAGCTGCTTTAGCGTTTTTCTCTCCCAATTTTCCTTTAAATGTATCCATTATAGCCTTTTTAACTGAGTCAAGTGTAACAAGCTTGGTAACTCCTGCAAATGCACCAACCATTGCAGTATTTACTATAGGAACTCCCAAAACATCTAAAGCAATACCTGTAGCATCGATTATGTAAGTTTTAAATCCTAAATCCAAATCATCTTTAACAGTGTTAATTACAACAGCTCCCTCCTTCTTTAACCCCTCAACAACATTAACACTCTCCAAAAGTGTAGCGTCTTGAACTATAACATAATCTGGGTTGTATATTTGAGACCTCAACGTAATTTTCTTATCATCTATTCTTGTAAATGCCATAACAGGGGCCCCTCTTCTCTCAACACCAAAAAATGGGAATGCTTGGCAGAATTTTCCATCATAAAAAGCAGCTTTAGCTAAAATTTGAGCGGCTGTAACAGCTCCTTGTCCTCCTCTTCCGTGAAATCTGATTTCTATCATTGTATCCCTCTATGAGTAAATTATCATTATCAATCATTAACAATTGTAATGGTAATATATAAAGTTTTGGAGATTAAGCTAATTGACGAAAATAATTTAGGCACAACTAAAAAATTGAATTATTATTTTACAAAATTAAAAAATAATTTTAGGTGATAATATGAAAGAAATAACTGAAGAGAAATTAGAGAACTATTTTAAAAGGACAGAAGAAGCTATAAAGATTATTAAAAAAGGTATGCCACCAAAGAGGAGTTTGCTTTATGATGTGGCTAAAGATTTTCTATTGATGATTGAAAGCTATTTTGAAGATGCAAAAGCATTTAAAGAGAAAGGAGATTATGTAAATGCCTTTGCCTCTCTAAATTATGCTTATGGATGGATTGATGCAGGTGTTAGGTTGGGGATTTTTGATGTTGGAGATGATGATGTAAGATTTACACTTGCCAAATAAAATTTTTATATTCAGTCAACTTATTAATGCAATAAAGTTGATAGCTGGTGAGAGGATGGAAAGTTACATACAAAACTTATTTGCTGAGAGAATCGGAGGAAAGAAGTTTGGTAAAGAGGATGTAATTTACAAGTTTGAAAAGATAAAGAGAGCTAAAAAAGAGGCTATGGAAAAGCATCCAGATATGGAGTTAATCGATATGGGAGTTGGAGAGCCAGACGAAATGGCTGATCCTGAAGTTATAAGGGTTTTATGTGAAGAGGCAAAAAAGTGGGAAAATAGAGGATATGCAGATAATGGAATTCAGGAGTTGAAAGATGCCGTTCCTCCATACATGGAAAAAGTTTATGGAGTTAAGGATATAGACCCAGTTAATGAGGTTATCCATTCAATGGGTTCAAAACCAGCTTTAGCTTACATAACATCAGCATTTATAAATCCAGGAGATGTTTGCTTAATGACAGTTCCTGGATATCCAGTCACGGCAACACACACAAAATGGTATGGAGGAGAGGTTTATAACCTACCATTATTGGAAGAAAATGATTTCTTACCAGATTTGGAGAGCATTCCAGAGGATATTAAGAAGAGGGCAAAGATATTGTACTTAAACTATCCAAACAACCCAACAGGAGCTCAGGCAACTAAAAAATTTTACAAAGAAGTTGTTGATTTTGCATTTGAAAATGAAGTTATAGTCGTTCAAGATGCTGCTTATGGAGCTTTGGTTTATGATGGAAAACCATTATCATTCTTATCAGTCAAAGATGCTAAGGAAGTTGGTGTAGAAATTCACAGCTTTTCGAAGGCATTTAACATGACTGGTTGGAGATTGGCATTTTTAGTTGGAAATGAGCTCATAATTAAGGCTTTTGCAACAGTTAAAGACAACTTTGACAGTGGGCAATTCATCCCAATTCAAAAAGCTGGAATATACTGCCTACAGCATCCAGAAATAACTGAAAGAGTTAGACAAAAGTATGAGAGAAGATTAAGAAAGATGGTTAAGATATTAAATGAAGTTGGATTTAAAGCAAGAATGCCAGGAGGAACATTCTACTTATATGTTAAATCACCAAGAAGAGCTAACGGTATCGAATTTGAAACTGCTGAGGACTTCTCCCAATATTTAATTAAAGAAAAGCTCATTTCAACTGTTCCATGGGACGATGCTGGGCATTATTTAAGATTGGCTGCTTGCTTTGTAGCTAAAGATGAAAACGGAAACCCAACAACAGAAGA encodes:
- the porB gene encoding pyruvate synthase subunit PorB, with product MQFPREELFAPGHRGCAGCGAAIVARLLLKAAGKDTIISNATGCLEVMTTPYPETAWRVPWIHTAFENAAATASGVEAAVKALKRKRGKYKDKKINVIAIGGDGGTADIGFQSLSGAMERGHDMLYVMYDNEAYMNTGIQRSSSTPFLAATTTSPAGSKIRGEDRPKKDVAMIMAAHGIPYVATACISYPEDFIRKVKKALSIEGPKFIQVLQPCTTGWGYPPEKTIEIGRLAVETGVFPLYEIENGEFRITYKPAKRKPVREYLKMQKRYRHLTDEDIERIQKYIDEKCKLLGL
- a CDS encoding pyruvate ferredoxin oxidoreductase subunit gamma, with product MIEIRFHGRGGQGAVTAAQILAKAAFYDGKFCQAFPFFGVERRGAPVMAFTRIDDKKITLRSQIYNPDYVIVQDATLLESVNVVEGLKKEGAVVINTVKDDLDLGFKTYIIDATGIALDVLGVPIVNTAMVGAFAGVTKLVTLDSVKKAIMDTFKGKLGEKNAKAAEVAYNEMIKKYG
- a CDS encoding LL-diaminopimelate aminotransferase, whose product is MESYIQNLFAERIGGKKFGKEDVIYKFEKIKRAKKEAMEKHPDMELIDMGVGEPDEMADPEVIRVLCEEAKKWENRGYADNGIQELKDAVPPYMEKVYGVKDIDPVNEVIHSMGSKPALAYITSAFINPGDVCLMTVPGYPVTATHTKWYGGEVYNLPLLEENDFLPDLESIPEDIKKRAKILYLNYPNNPTGAQATKKFYKEVVDFAFENEVIVVQDAAYGALVYDGKPLSFLSVKDAKEVGVEIHSFSKAFNMTGWRLAFLVGNELIIKAFATVKDNFDSGQFIPIQKAGIYCLQHPEITERVRQKYERRLRKMVKILNEVGFKARMPGGTFYLYVKSPRRANGIEFETAEDFSQYLIKEKLISTVPWDDAGHYLRLAACFVAKDENGNPTTEEKYEDIVLEEFKRRLEDLDLEFE
- a CDS encoding DUF357 domain-containing protein; amino-acid sequence: MKEITEEKLENYFKRTEEAIKIIKKGMPPKRSLLYDVAKDFLLMIESYFEDAKAFKEKGDYVNAFASLNYAYGWIDAGVRLGIFDVGDDDVRFTLAK
- the porD gene encoding pyruvate synthase subunit PorD → MVTIGAIIYEPGSSIKNKTGSWRTFRPVLDNEKCVKCENCYIFCPEGCIQEDENGDFKIDYDYCKGCLICMNECPVNAITKVREEK
- the porA gene encoding pyruvate synthase subunit PorA yields the protein MCEVKVITGTSAAAEAAKLADVDVVAAYPITPQTTCVEKLAEFVANGELDAEYIKVESEHSAMSACIGAAATGARTFTATSSQGLALMHEMLFIASGMRLPIVMMVANRALSAPINIWNDQQDSISQRDTGWIQIYVEDNQETLDSVIQAYKIAENEDVLLPVMVCLDGFILTHTVEPVTIPKAERVREFLGVYEPKHAYLDPDRPITQGPVGVPDCYMETRKQVEEAMERAKKVIKDVNEEFAEWFKRKYGNGLVEAYNLDNADTVLVAMGSICGTIKYVIDELKKEGKEVGLLRIRTFRPFPKEDVKEFLKDANNIAVLDKNISLGFNKGALGIEMASILKNKKVCNYIVGLGGRDIRIDDIKAIIDHVEKAEDDETLWVGLKE